The Carassius carassius chromosome 31, fCarCar2.1, whole genome shotgun sequence genome includes a region encoding these proteins:
- the LOC132111539 gene encoding polyadenylate-binding protein 4-like, with protein MNGMLLNDRKVFVGRFKSRKEREAEMGAKAKEFTNVYIKNFGEDMDDQRLKELFDKYGKTLSAKVMTDPTGKSRGFGFISYEKYEDANKAVEGMNGTELSGKTVCVGRAQKKMERQAELKRKFEQLKQKRISRYQGVNLYIKNLDDTIDDEKLRNEFSPFGSITSAKVMLEDGRSKGFGFVCFSSPEEATKAVTEMNGRIVGSKPLYVALAQCKEERKAHLTNQYMQRIAGMRDMPANAIFNQFQPAGGYFMPAVPQAQNRTTYYAPKQLSQMRPNPRWQQQGGRGQGGFQGMASSLRQPEPWANIRHLAPSASTQGPRGIPTGAQRVGGSSQPMGPRPAMGVTTPRAIPPYKYATAIRNTQPQVMQPITLQQAQPAVHVQGQEPLTASMLAAAPPQEQKQMLGERLFPLIQAMHPSLAGKITGMLLEIDNSELLHMLESHESLRSKVEEAVAVLQAHQAKKDATQKVGVTAVTVAATS; from the exons ATGAATGGCATGTTGCTGAATGACCGCAAGGT GTTTGTGGGGCGTTTCAAGTCCAGGAAGGAGAGGGAAGCAGAGATGGGTGCCAAAGCCAAAGAATTCACAAATGTTTACATCAAGAACTTTGGCGAGGACATGGATGATCAGAGACTGAAGGAGCTTTTTGATAAATACG GTAAAACTCTGAGCGCGAAGGTCATGACTGACCCCACTGGGAAATCTCGTGGATTTGGGTTTATAAGCTACGAGAAGTATGAGGATGCTAACAAG GCTGTGGAGGGGATGAATGGTACGGAGCTCAGTGGTAAGACGGTGTGTGTTGGCCGAGCACAGAAAAAGATGGAGAGACAAGCAGAACTCAAGAGGAAGTTTGAACAGCTCAAACAGAAAAGAATCAGCAGATATCAG GGAGTAAACTTGTATATCAAAAATCTTGATGACACCATCGATGATGAGAAACTTCGTAACGAGTTCTCTCCTTTCGGCTCCATTACCAGTGCCAAG GTGATGCTGGAGGACGGCAGGTCCAAAGGTTTTGGCTTTGTGTGTTTCTCTTCACCTGAGGAGGCCACAAAGGCCGTGACAGAAATGAACGGGCGTATTGTGGGCTCTAAACCACTGTACGTAGCCCTGGCCCAATGCAAAGAAGAACGCAAAGCTCATCTGACCAACCAGTACATGCAGCGTATCGCTGGTATGAGGGACATGCCTGCCAATGCTATCTTCAACCAGTTCCAGCCTGCCGGTGGTTACTTCATGCCAGCTGTGCCACAG GCCCAGAACAGAACAACATACTATGCACCAAAGCAGCTTAGCCAGATGCGTCCGAACCCTCGCTGGCAGCAGCAGGGTGGCAGAGGTCAGGGGGGCTTCCAGGGCATGGCCAGCTCCTTGCGCCAACCAGAGCCCTGGGCCAACATACGCCACCTGGCTCCCAGTGCTTCCACCCAAGGCCCACGCGGGATCCCCACAGGTGCACAGAGAGTGG GAGGCAGTAGCCAACCAATGGGTCCCCGCCCTGCCATGGGGGTGACGACCCCACGTGCCATTCCCCCATACAAGTACGCCACTGCCATACGAAACACTCAGCCTCAGGTCATGCAGCCTATTACTCTGCAACAG GCTCAGCCAGCGGTTCACGTGCAGGGTCAGGAGCCTCTCACTGCCTCCATGTTAGCTGCCGCTCCTCCTCAGGAACAGAAACAGATGCTTG GTGAGCGGTTGTTTCCTCTCATCCAGGCAATGCACCCCAGTCTAGCCGGGAAGATCACAGGAATGCTGCTTGAGATCGACAACTCCGAGCTGCTGCACATGCTGGAGTCCCATGAGTCTCTGCGCTCCAAG GTGGAGGAGGCTGTTGCAGTGCTTCAGGCTCACCAGGCCAAGAAAGATGCCACACAGAAAGTGGGAGTCACTGCTGTGACTGTAGCCGCAACATCATGA